The following proteins come from a genomic window of Pseudochaenichthys georgianus chromosome 19, fPseGeo1.2, whole genome shotgun sequence:
- the LOC117465036 gene encoding LOW QUALITY PROTEIN: sulfotransferase 2B1-like (The sequence of the model RefSeq protein was modified relative to this genomic sequence to represent the inferred CDS: inserted 1 base in 1 codon), giving the protein MTEAEMYSVYKGLLVPSMLHTPESMTYFEEFVFRPDDIIIVTYPKSGTTWTQEIVPLIMSGGDPASVETLPNWERVPWLEEMTACTFNLEQRASPRMLATHSPYNMMPPSFFEVKPKVIYVTRNPKDVFVSSFFYHRTASFLVNPGPQTDFLHKFLDGKVMFGSWFDHVKSWLNAEDKELILHISYEEMILDLKDSVGRIAQFLQKSLDDEAIEKIADRCLFKNMKKNNMSNYSGVPRXFMDQTKSEFLRKGIAGDWKNQLTVAEAEYFDSVYKDKMKDVKVGFKNT; this is encoded by the exons ATGACTGAGGCAGAGATGTACTCGGTGTACAAGGGGCTCCTCGTGCCCTCCATGCTGCATACGCCAGAGAGTATGACATACTTTGAAGAGTTTGTTTTTCGCCCTGACGATATCATCATTGTCACGTATCCCAAGTCAG GTACGACATGGACGCAGGAGATTGTCCCTCTGATCATGAGTGGAGGAGATCCAGCATCTGTGGAGACTCTTCCTAACTGGGAACGTGTTCCCTGGCTGGAGGAAATGACGGCCTGCACATTTAACCTTGAACAGAGGGCGTCTCCACGAATGTTAGCCACACACTCCCCGTACAACATGATGCCTCCATCCTTCTTTGAAGTGAAGCCCAag GTCATCTATGTGACGAGGAACCCCAAAGATGTGTTTGTATCTTCCTTTTTTTATCATAGGACGGCTTCCTTCCTGGTAAACCCAGGCCCACAGACCGACTTCCTCCACAAGTTCCTTGATGGAAAAG TTATGTTTGGCTCATGGTTTGACCATGTGAAGAGTTGGCTGAATGCTGAGGATAAAGAGCTCATCCTGCACATCTCCTATGAAGAGATGATATTG GACCTGAAGGACTCAGTGGGCAGAATCGCTCAGTTCCTGCAGAAATCTCTGGACGATGAAGCGATCGAGAAGATAGCCGACCGATGTTTGTTCAAGAACATGAAGAAGAACAACATGTCAAACTACTCTGGCGTTCCTC AATTCATGGACCAGACAAAGTCTGAGTTTCTCAGGAAAG GCATTGCTGGAGACTGGAAAAACCAACTAACAGTGGCAGAAGCAGAGTACTTTGATTCTGTTTACAAAGACAAAATGAAAGATGTGAAAGTGggatttaaaaacacttaa